A portion of the Stigmatella aurantiaca DW4/3-1 genome contains these proteins:
- the gspD gene encoding type II secretion system secretin GspD, translated as MKTLPSWSLLLCLVLATPPAWAQRRPLSQDTNPDNAGERQIAPQATAPGSEGTSATVRATPSCEEARRRARYGIYFDKVDIEKLVQTVSDATCKTFILPENVRGKISIIGPENGRVEVDADSFYAAFLAALDANGLSVYPHGRFLKIVDKRSAKQNPIPTIIDSDTPYTTNEQMVTKLFRIQYVEVEPLRGVLQQLVSKDGDTIPYPPDTIIVNDVGSNMHRLERIINQLDTRSSSDELRIIQVQYASAQEVASTVQKLFESKGRPGQRVGGFGGNPTPGGMPPPDMSQGSGDTGGPVTLSQIIPDERTNKLIIVASPGAFDRIQEIVREVDIPTDSGGRINVYPLENADSEELASTLQTLAQGTANRPRNPAQQQPPGVPRQNAAVAAELFSGEVKVSADKATNSLVIVASQADFKNIVRVIEKLDIPRRQVFVEAVIMEVNLDRNSEFGINLHSGYKLDTSDGAATGIVGTKYTKQGAPPSLSLGSLVNLGGFLAGLQGPVIPELKNLGIDVPAFGVVLHALQQNSDVNVLSTPHLLTSDNEEAEITVGQNVPFQAGFSPGSLGGTIGGIGGVTGGTNTGLSSALLGLGSSFAPITRQNVELKLTVKPQINESDFIRMVITEQTEEIASSDPVLGPTTSKRSAKTTVVAKDQETVVIGGIMQDRTIESVSKVPILGDIPLLGHLFRETTRRKTKTNLLLFLTPYIIRNQSDFRTIFERKMKERQQFVEQFYGQVPGYDVAIDFSRKPGPLSRMNQTVLREQMKAENGGPGGVGERVIGPTEERTAPNPTNPPPRGGLAPQQAPGAPQAPPPGPAVREAPSAPPGSEESTPPPESPEQLRIQPDTGEGE; from the coding sequence ATGAAGACGCTCCCGTCCTGGTCGCTCCTTCTGTGCCTGGTGCTGGCCACCCCGCCCGCCTGGGCCCAGCGCCGCCCCCTCTCGCAAGACACCAACCCCGACAACGCCGGGGAGCGGCAGATCGCCCCGCAGGCGACGGCCCCGGGCAGCGAGGGCACCTCCGCCACCGTGCGTGCCACCCCCAGCTGCGAGGAGGCCCGGCGCCGCGCCCGCTATGGCATCTACTTCGACAAGGTCGACATCGAGAAGCTGGTGCAGACGGTGTCGGATGCCACCTGCAAGACGTTCATCCTCCCGGAGAACGTGCGCGGGAAGATCTCCATCATCGGCCCCGAGAATGGCCGCGTGGAGGTGGACGCGGACTCGTTCTACGCCGCCTTCCTGGCGGCCTTGGACGCCAACGGGCTGTCCGTCTACCCGCACGGCCGTTTCCTGAAGATCGTCGACAAGCGCTCGGCGAAGCAGAACCCCATTCCGACGATCATCGACTCGGACACGCCCTACACCACCAATGAGCAGATGGTGACGAAGCTGTTCCGGATCCAGTACGTCGAGGTGGAGCCCCTGCGCGGCGTGCTCCAGCAGCTCGTGTCCAAGGATGGCGACACCATCCCGTACCCGCCGGACACCATCATCGTCAACGACGTGGGCTCCAACATGCACCGCCTGGAGCGCATCATCAACCAGCTGGACACGCGCTCCTCCAGCGACGAGCTGCGCATCATCCAGGTGCAGTACGCCAGCGCCCAGGAAGTCGCCTCCACGGTGCAGAAGCTGTTCGAGTCCAAGGGGCGCCCCGGCCAGCGCGTGGGCGGCTTTGGCGGCAACCCCACCCCGGGGGGCATGCCGCCCCCCGACATGTCCCAGGGCTCGGGCGACACGGGGGGGCCGGTGACGCTCTCGCAGATCATCCCGGATGAGCGCACCAACAAGCTCATCATCGTGGCCAGCCCGGGCGCCTTCGACCGCATCCAGGAGATCGTCCGGGAGGTGGACATCCCCACGGACTCCGGCGGACGCATCAACGTCTACCCGCTGGAGAACGCGGACTCCGAGGAGCTGGCCAGCACGCTGCAGACGCTGGCCCAGGGCACCGCCAACCGGCCCCGCAACCCCGCCCAGCAGCAGCCGCCGGGCGTTCCCCGCCAGAACGCGGCCGTGGCCGCCGAGCTGTTCTCTGGCGAGGTGAAGGTGTCCGCCGACAAGGCCACCAACTCGCTCGTCATCGTCGCCAGCCAGGCGGATTTCAAGAACATCGTCCGGGTCATCGAGAAGCTCGACATTCCGCGCCGCCAGGTCTTCGTCGAGGCCGTCATCATGGAGGTCAACCTCGACCGCAACTCCGAGTTCGGCATCAACCTGCACTCCGGCTACAAGCTGGACACCAGCGACGGCGCGGCGACGGGCATCGTGGGCACCAAGTACACCAAGCAGGGCGCACCGCCCTCGTTGAGCCTGGGCTCGCTGGTCAACCTGGGCGGCTTCCTCGCGGGCCTCCAGGGGCCCGTCATTCCAGAGCTGAAGAACCTGGGCATCGACGTGCCGGCCTTCGGTGTGGTGCTGCACGCGCTCCAGCAGAACTCGGACGTGAACGTGCTCTCCACCCCGCACCTGCTCACCAGCGACAACGAGGAGGCTGAAATCACCGTGGGTCAGAACGTGCCCTTCCAGGCCGGCTTCTCCCCTGGCTCGCTGGGTGGAACCATCGGCGGCATCGGCGGCGTCACGGGCGGCACCAACACCGGTTTGAGCAGCGCGCTGCTCGGCCTGGGCTCCTCCTTCGCCCCCATCACCCGCCAGAACGTGGAGCTGAAGCTCACCGTCAAGCCGCAGATCAACGAGAGCGACTTCATCCGCATGGTCATCACCGAGCAGACCGAGGAGATCGCCTCCAGCGATCCCGTGCTCGGCCCGACCACCTCGAAGCGCAGCGCGAAGACGACGGTGGTGGCCAAGGATCAGGAGACGGTGGTCATCGGCGGCATCATGCAGGACCGCACCATCGAGAGCGTCTCCAAGGTGCCCATCCTGGGCGACATCCCCCTGCTGGGTCACCTGTTCCGGGAGACCACCCGCCGCAAGACGAAGACGAACCTGCTGCTGTTCCTGACGCCCTACATCATCCGCAACCAGAGCGACTTCCGCACCATCTTCGAGCGCAAGATGAAGGAGCGGCAGCAGTTCGTGGAGCAGTTCTACGGCCAGGTGCCAGGCTACGACGTGGCCATCGACTTCAGCCGCAAGCCGGGCCCGCTGTCGCGGATGAACCAGACGGTGCTGCGCGAGCAGATGAAGGCGGAGAATGGGGGCCCGGGCGGCGTGGGCGAGCGGGTGATCGGCCCCACCGAGGAGCGCACGGCCCCCAACCCCACCAACCCGCCCCCGCGGGGCGGACTGGCGCCCCAGCAAGCGCCCGGAGCCCCGCAGGCACCCCCGCCCGGGCCGGCGGTGCGGGAAGCTCCGAGCGCCCCCCCGGGTTCAGAGGAGTCAACGCCTCCTCCCGAATCCCCGGAGCAGCTGCGCATCCAGCCTGACACGGGAGAGGGTGAGTAA
- the gspC gene encoding type II secretion system protein GspC, which yields MELFFRKYFWTVNLVFILLVAWMVARTANLFVESAIAPGLGSEQVARAPQRPHAADQQAVLDIETLSRLTGIKIPEPEVAVQEPTTSPAVDENAEPVKSGLRVKLLGTLVAADKLWSFASVQDMSTQRSQTYMVGDRIQGAEVTDILRERVIIINNGRREFIDGQPGDGTAPVPAYTPPPVAEARPAGPPSSGLGSGIRSTGENEYEVPRTEIDRTLSNLNEVAMQARIVPAFKDGQAQGFKLFSIRPDSIYSKIGVQNGDVIRRINGFELNSPEKALEVYSKLKEAGRIEIEIERNGAPIRKTYNVR from the coding sequence ATGGAACTCTTCTTTCGCAAATACTTCTGGACCGTGAACCTGGTGTTCATCCTGCTCGTCGCCTGGATGGTGGCGCGCACGGCGAACCTGTTCGTGGAATCCGCCATTGCGCCCGGCCTCGGCTCGGAGCAGGTGGCCCGCGCGCCGCAGCGTCCCCACGCGGCCGATCAGCAGGCCGTGCTGGACATAGAGACCCTGTCGCGGCTGACCGGCATCAAGATCCCCGAACCCGAAGTGGCCGTGCAGGAGCCCACCACGTCCCCGGCCGTGGATGAGAACGCGGAGCCCGTCAAGAGCGGCCTGAGGGTGAAGCTGCTGGGCACACTGGTGGCCGCCGACAAGCTCTGGTCCTTCGCCTCGGTCCAGGACATGAGCACCCAGCGCTCGCAGACGTACATGGTTGGCGACCGCATCCAGGGCGCCGAGGTGACGGACATCCTTCGCGAGCGCGTCATCATCATCAACAACGGCCGCCGGGAGTTCATCGACGGGCAGCCGGGAGATGGCACCGCGCCCGTGCCCGCCTACACGCCTCCGCCCGTGGCCGAGGCGCGCCCCGCGGGGCCGCCCAGCAGCGGCCTGGGCTCCGGCATCCGCTCCACCGGGGAGAACGAGTATGAAGTTCCCCGCACGGAGATTGATCGCACCCTGTCCAACCTCAACGAGGTGGCCATGCAGGCGCGCATCGTGCCGGCCTTCAAGGATGGCCAGGCCCAGGGCTTCAAGCTCTTCTCCATCCGTCCGGACTCCATCTATTCGAAGATCGGCGTCCAGAACGGCGACGTCATCCGCCGCATCAATGGCTTCGAGCTGAACAGCCCCGAGAAGGCCCTGGAGGTCTACTCGAAGCTGAAGGAAGCCGGCCGCATCGAGATCGAGATCGAGCGCAACGGAGCGCCGATCCGCAAGACGTACAACGTCCGTTAA
- a CDS encoding sigma-54-dependent transcriptional regulator, producing the protein MTTATVLVVDDDRANLDSVARIFQREGLATHCASNGTEALELLRKPEVSVMVTDLMMPGMDGQELLKASRTIRPDVEVVLMTAYGTVETAVAAMKDGAYDFITKPLKRHALVKAVQKALEKQALVAENKVLKAKLAEMGASGGKAMVGQAPAFRAMMDTLRQAAPSTATVLLIGESGTGKELAARALHEHSSRAKTAFIAVNCAALPESILEAELFGVERGAYTGAVARREGRFERAHGGTLFLDEVGEMPLSAQVKLLRVLQEGEIERLGGTQTVKVDVRLVAATNKDLQKEVAEGRFREDLYYRLNVVEVRVPALASRREDIPLLADAFLRRFAAKNGKTVRGFSPEALQILENYAWPGNVRELEHAVERAVVLAKGESLEAGDLPESVRKGPLGSAGQLVIPIGTPMEEIERRVIHETLRHTKGDKTLAARLLGIAARTIYRKLEREASGGPERELSASDEPGPSGAAD; encoded by the coding sequence ATGACAACCGCCACGGTCCTGGTCGTCGATGACGACCGCGCCAACCTCGATTCCGTCGCCCGCATCTTCCAGCGCGAAGGGCTCGCCACGCATTGTGCCTCCAACGGCACCGAGGCCCTGGAGCTGCTCCGCAAGCCGGAGGTCAGCGTCATGGTGACGGATCTGATGATGCCCGGAATGGACGGGCAGGAGCTGCTCAAGGCCTCGCGCACCATCCGCCCCGACGTGGAGGTGGTGCTCATGACGGCTTACGGCACCGTGGAGACGGCCGTGGCCGCCATGAAGGATGGCGCCTACGACTTCATCACCAAGCCGCTCAAGCGCCATGCGCTGGTGAAGGCCGTGCAGAAGGCCCTGGAGAAGCAGGCCCTCGTCGCCGAGAACAAGGTCCTCAAGGCCAAGCTGGCCGAGATGGGCGCCTCCGGTGGCAAGGCCATGGTGGGCCAGGCCCCCGCCTTCCGCGCCATGATGGACACGCTGCGCCAGGCCGCGCCCTCCACCGCCACCGTGCTCCTCATCGGTGAGTCCGGCACCGGCAAGGAGCTGGCCGCGCGCGCCCTGCACGAGCACTCGTCCCGCGCCAAGACGGCCTTCATCGCCGTCAACTGCGCCGCCCTGCCCGAGAGCATCCTCGAGGCCGAGCTCTTCGGCGTGGAGCGGGGCGCCTACACCGGCGCGGTGGCCCGCCGCGAGGGCCGCTTCGAGCGCGCTCACGGCGGCACCCTCTTCCTGGACGAGGTCGGCGAGATGCCCCTGTCCGCGCAGGTCAAGCTGCTGCGCGTGCTCCAGGAAGGGGAGATCGAACGGCTCGGTGGCACGCAGACGGTGAAGGTGGACGTGCGGCTGGTGGCCGCCACCAACAAGGACCTCCAGAAGGAGGTTGCCGAGGGCCGCTTCCGCGAGGACCTCTATTACCGCCTGAATGTGGTGGAAGTCCGCGTCCCCGCGCTCGCCTCCCGCCGCGAGGACATTCCCTTGCTGGCCGATGCGTTCCTGCGCCGCTTCGCCGCCAAGAATGGCAAGACGGTGCGCGGCTTCTCACCCGAGGCCCTGCAGATCCTCGAGAACTACGCATGGCCGGGCAACGTGCGCGAGCTCGAGCACGCCGTCGAGCGCGCGGTGGTGCTCGCCAAGGGCGAGTCCCTGGAGGCCGGAGACCTGCCGGAGAGCGTCCGCAAGGGTCCGCTGGGCTCGGCCGGTCAGCTTGTCATCCCCATCGGCACCCCCATGGAGGAGATCGAGCGCCGGGTCATTCACGAGACGCTGCGCCACACCAAGGGCGACAAGACGCTGGCCGCCCGGCTGCTGGGCATCGCCGCGCGCACCATCTACCGCAAGCTGGAGCGAGAGGCCTCCGGGGGACCGGAGCGAGAGCTGTCCGCGTCCGATGAGCCCGGACCGTCCGGGGCGGCGGACTGA
- a CDS encoding erythromycin esterase family protein, producing MGSLLNDKPSISQALLNGVRSAAVPLTGAASDLDALVEGIGEARFVLLGEATHGTHDFYAMRAALTRRLIAEHGFTAVAVEADWPDALRVNAFVQAEGDDPEVEGALGDFQRFPRWMWRNQEVAELVRWMRAHNASQPSERRAGFYGLDLYSLHTSMRAVVDYLEKVDPEAAERARQRYACFDHFGEDPQHYGHATAYGHASPCEEEAVAQLLELQQRSPHGAWDEDARFFAEQNARLARNAEAYYRTMFAGRHDSWNLRDTHMADAVDALAQHLSRKTGQPARMVVWAHNSHLGDARATQLGEQGELNLGQLLRQRHGKATYNVGFSTYTGTVIAAKQWDGPGLRRRIRPALPGSYEHLFHEVDIARFLLRMEDLGEAALGLRERRLERAIGVVYAPRTERWSHYFLADLPAQFDAVVHCDETWALQPLDADAGHEEEDAPDTYPFGL from the coding sequence ATGGGCTCCCTCTTGAACGACAAGCCAAGCATTTCCCAGGCGTTGTTGAACGGAGTGCGCTCGGCGGCCGTGCCACTGACCGGGGCAGCCTCGGATTTGGATGCGCTGGTGGAAGGCATCGGCGAGGCGCGCTTCGTCCTTTTGGGGGAGGCGACGCACGGAACCCACGACTTCTATGCGATGCGTGCGGCACTCACCCGCCGGCTGATCGCCGAGCATGGCTTCACGGCGGTGGCGGTGGAGGCGGACTGGCCAGACGCGCTCCGGGTCAACGCCTTCGTCCAGGCAGAGGGGGACGACCCGGAGGTGGAGGGGGCCTTGGGAGACTTCCAGCGCTTCCCCCGGTGGATGTGGCGCAATCAGGAAGTGGCGGAGTTGGTGCGTTGGATGCGGGCGCACAACGCCTCTCAACCCTCGGAGCGCCGGGCGGGCTTCTACGGATTGGACCTCTACAGCCTGCATACTTCGATGCGCGCGGTGGTGGACTACCTGGAGAAGGTGGATCCCGAGGCGGCTGAGCGGGCCCGGCAGCGCTACGCGTGCTTCGATCACTTCGGCGAGGATCCGCAGCACTACGGCCATGCCACGGCTTATGGCCATGCCAGCCCTTGCGAAGAAGAGGCCGTGGCGCAACTCCTGGAGTTGCAACAACGCAGCCCCCACGGCGCGTGGGATGAGGACGCGCGCTTCTTCGCCGAGCAGAACGCACGGCTGGCACGGAACGCAGAGGCCTACTACCGGACGATGTTCGCAGGCCGCCATGACAGCTGGAACCTGCGGGACACGCACATGGCGGATGCGGTGGATGCGCTGGCGCAGCACCTGTCCCGGAAGACGGGCCAGCCCGCGAGAATGGTGGTGTGGGCGCACAACTCGCACCTGGGGGACGCGCGGGCCACCCAACTGGGGGAACAGGGCGAGCTGAACCTGGGGCAGCTCCTGCGGCAGCGGCACGGCAAGGCCACCTACAACGTGGGCTTCAGCACATACACGGGGACCGTCATCGCGGCGAAGCAATGGGATGGGCCGGGTTTGCGCCGCCGGATCCGCCCCGCGCTGCCGGGCAGCTACGAGCACCTGTTCCACGAGGTGGACATCGCGCGCTTCTTGCTGCGCATGGAAGACCTGGGCGAGGCCGCTCTGGGCCTGCGCGAGCGCCGGCTGGAGCGCGCGATCGGCGTGGTGTACGCGCCCCGGACGGAGCGCTGGAGCCACTACTTCCTGGCGGACTTGCCCGCGCAATTCGACGCGGTGGTGCATTGCGACGAGACATGGGCCCTCCAGCCCCTGGACGCGGACGCCGGACACGAAGAGGAGGACGCACCCGACACCTACCCGTTCGGGCTGTAG
- a CDS encoding NADPH-dependent F420 reductase — protein MSQTSKIAIIGAGNVGASLGINLAGHGYSIRFGVREGSGVSDELLKKCQGRAEAIHVSAAAQWADIVFLAVPGEAAREAVRSLGEVKGKILVDCTNPVAWGSDGPKLASPAEGSTAAMLATAFPGWRVVKGFSTFGSEFHLNPSVGGTSVDVQLASDDAEAKALVSSIATKAGFTPVDAGPLRNAALLESLAVLWIHLAVKGGQGRQIAFKLLKRE, from the coding sequence ATGAGCCAGACGTCCAAGATCGCCATCATCGGTGCCGGCAATGTCGGCGCCAGCCTGGGCATCAACCTCGCTGGTCACGGCTATTCCATCCGCTTTGGTGTCCGGGAGGGCTCCGGCGTCTCGGACGAACTCCTCAAGAAGTGCCAGGGCCGCGCCGAGGCAATCCATGTCTCCGCCGCGGCGCAATGGGCGGACATCGTCTTCCTCGCGGTGCCGGGAGAGGCAGCCCGGGAGGCGGTGCGTTCCCTGGGCGAGGTGAAGGGCAAGATCTTGGTGGACTGCACCAACCCGGTCGCCTGGGGCAGCGACGGACCCAAGCTGGCCTCCCCGGCCGAGGGCTCCACCGCGGCGATGCTGGCCACGGCCTTCCCCGGGTGGCGTGTCGTGAAGGGCTTTTCCACTTTCGGTTCCGAGTTCCACCTCAACCCCTCCGTGGGAGGCACCTCGGTGGATGTGCAGCTCGCCAGCGATGACGCGGAGGCCAAGGCGCTGGTGTCATCCATCGCCACGAAGGCAGGCTTCACGCCCGTGGATGCGGGCCCCCTGCGCAATGCCGCGCTGCTCGAGAGCCTGGCGGTCCTGTGGATTCACCTGGCCGTGAAGGGCGGCCAGGGCCGCCAAATCGCCTTCAAACTCCTCAAGCGCGAATGA
- a CDS encoding LysR family transcriptional regulator gives MGYMHPVQLSSIDTNLLVVLDALLQEGHVGRASKRVALSPSATSHALARLRELLGDELLVRAGRQLVLTPRAIALAPQVRQLMEQMERILRPAESFHPAKLEHTFRVLTTDHIEFVLLRPLDRFLTDEAPRVILHNRPMVPDAVEELRGGRADLAFGVFTDLPDDISSQELFKDRFVTLVREGHPVLARPLTLKRFAELDHVLVAPRGTATSRMDLLLAERNLKRRVVRTLGSFLSAPFFVAQSDHAVTLSARIADALAPLLGLRVLEPPIAYEYTLTQIWHRRWDADPAHAWLRQLTARVASGLPALRPKAAKLP, from the coding sequence ATGGGATACATGCACCCTGTGCAGCTCTCCTCCATCGATACCAATCTCCTCGTGGTCCTGGATGCCCTCCTTCAAGAGGGGCATGTGGGCCGCGCGTCCAAGCGGGTGGCGCTCAGCCCGTCGGCCACCAGTCACGCCTTGGCGCGCCTGCGCGAGCTGCTGGGGGATGAACTGCTGGTCCGCGCCGGACGCCAGCTCGTGCTCACCCCGAGGGCCATCGCACTGGCCCCTCAGGTGCGTCAACTCATGGAGCAGATGGAGCGCATCCTCCGGCCCGCGGAGAGCTTCCACCCCGCGAAGCTGGAGCACACCTTTCGCGTGCTCACCACGGATCACATCGAGTTCGTGCTTCTGCGGCCTCTGGATCGCTTCCTGACGGACGAGGCACCCAGGGTCATTCTCCACAACCGGCCCATGGTTCCGGACGCGGTGGAGGAGCTGCGGGGGGGGCGGGCGGATCTCGCCTTCGGGGTGTTCACCGATCTGCCGGACGACATCTCCAGCCAGGAACTCTTCAAGGATCGGTTCGTCACGCTCGTGCGTGAGGGCCACCCGGTGCTTGCCCGGCCCTTGACGCTCAAGCGGTTCGCCGAGCTCGATCATGTCCTGGTCGCCCCGCGCGGTACGGCCACCTCGCGCATGGACCTCTTGCTGGCGGAGCGGAACCTGAAGCGGCGCGTGGTGCGGACGCTGGGCTCCTTCCTCTCCGCCCCCTTCTTCGTGGCCCAGTCGGACCATGCGGTCACCCTGTCGGCTCGCATCGCGGATGCATTGGCGCCCCTGCTGGGGCTTCGCGTGCTGGAGCCCCCCATCGCCTACGAGTACACGCTGACGCAGATCTGGCACCGCCGGTGGGACGCGGATCCCGCCCATGCCTGGTTGCGCCAGCTCACCGCACGCGTGGCCTCGGGGTTGCCAGCCCTGCGGCCGAAGGCCGCGAAGCTTCCCTGA
- a CDS encoding DUF2000 domain-containing protein — MPEMFTTKIALIVREDLAGWQKLNVTAFLASGITASAPEALGEPYEDAAGRRYSRMLGQPMLVFGASRAQLQGAHRAALERGLTAAVYVGAMFATGNDEANRTVFRAENPEDLDLVGLALRGDRKQIDKAVKGLALHK; from the coding sequence ATGCCCGAGATGTTCACGACCAAGATCGCCCTCATCGTGCGAGAGGATCTCGCCGGTTGGCAGAAGCTGAATGTCACCGCCTTTCTGGCCTCTGGCATCACCGCCTCGGCCCCCGAGGCCCTCGGTGAGCCCTATGAGGATGCCGCGGGGCGGCGCTACAGCCGGATGCTCGGCCAGCCCATGCTCGTCTTCGGCGCCTCACGGGCGCAACTCCAGGGCGCGCACCGGGCGGCACTCGAACGCGGACTGACCGCCGCGGTCTATGTCGGCGCCATGTTCGCAACAGGAAACGATGAGGCGAACCGCACGGTGTTCCGGGCCGAGAACCCGGAGGATCTCGATCTGGTGGGCCTCGCGCTCCGTGGCGACCGGAAACAGATCGACAAGGCGGTGAAGGGGCTGGCGCTCCACAAGTGA
- a CDS encoding AraC family transcriptional regulator has product MSGTPPSPERARRPRPGKDWVDVTRDPVTGIESIRAHFTGHAYDPHFHDAYLVGVTEQGLQEFSCRRALHRSTPGRVILIEPGEIHDGHARDEAGFTYSMLYLTPSWLAETCARAADGRFPAHPVGFSATLHDEPRLAAAIRRAFWRLHAPESRLARDEALDGLAAALNPLIGASVMTRMGEAAARAARRARDLLHERLEQDLGLDELSQRCGADRFQLSRAFRAAYGLPPHAYLVQLRLAAARRRLAAGEAPADVAATVGFADQSHLGRWFRRAFGLTPAAYRAMCTNVPDGQNRLR; this is encoded by the coding sequence ATGTCCGGAACACCCCCCTCCCCCGAACGGGCCCGCCGACCCCGGCCTGGCAAGGACTGGGTCGATGTCACGCGTGACCCGGTCACGGGCATCGAGAGCATTCGGGCCCACTTCACGGGCCATGCCTACGATCCGCACTTCCATGACGCATACCTCGTCGGGGTGACGGAACAAGGGCTCCAGGAGTTCTCGTGCCGCAGGGCGCTCCATCGTAGCACGCCTGGACGGGTCATCCTGATCGAGCCTGGGGAGATCCATGATGGCCATGCCCGGGACGAGGCGGGCTTCACGTACTCGATGCTCTACCTGACACCGTCCTGGCTCGCCGAGACTTGCGCCCGGGCGGCGGACGGCCGCTTCCCAGCCCACCCTGTCGGATTCAGTGCCACGCTCCATGACGAACCCCGGCTCGCGGCCGCCATCCGCCGGGCGTTCTGGAGACTGCACGCGCCGGAGTCCCGGCTCGCACGAGATGAAGCGCTGGATGGGCTGGCCGCGGCGCTCAATCCGCTCATCGGTGCGTCCGTGATGACGAGGATGGGCGAGGCGGCCGCCCGCGCCGCCCGCCGGGCCCGCGACCTGCTGCATGAGCGGCTGGAGCAAGACCTCGGACTCGACGAGCTGTCCCAACGCTGCGGCGCGGACCGCTTCCAACTGTCGCGGGCTTTTCGCGCGGCGTATGGGCTGCCACCGCATGCCTACCTCGTCCAGCTCCGCCTGGCCGCCGCACGCCGACGGCTCGCGGCGGGCGAGGCTCCCGCGGACGTCGCGGCCACCGTGGGCTTTGCCGACCAGAGTCACCTGGGCCGCTGGTTCCGCCGAGCGTTCGGTTTGACGCCCGCAGCCTACCGCGCCATGTGCACAAACGTTCCAGACGGACAGAACCGCCTTCGCTGA